In Rosa chinensis cultivar Old Blush chromosome 1, RchiOBHm-V2, whole genome shotgun sequence, a genomic segment contains:
- the LOC112166910 gene encoding nuclear pore complex protein NUP62, which translates to MSGFNFRSSASQSTSPFGSSTPPFSFASSPSLFGSSAPATASTGVGLGSSSFDSASSNPSTSSSPAFSNLNPSPAPNPNPFPSFGVGSSTAAASTPFGFNPSTAASGSTPSQPMFGSTPSQSLFSSSSSTQASGSTTSLFGSTASASTSSTSSSPLFSSASASPAPLFGTTTSSFAPSTGSALFGSSSSSAAPPSSTTQNLFGSAPSSAAPTTLSFPSFSSSSSAAPTTPAFSSFLSSPSAASSTASFPSFPSSPSAASTAPTPTFPSCSSSSAAGSTTPAFGGFSSSSSAAPATCSFASSSGFSSFPSSAPSVVSLFSNASVPASSSQAQPSTTLPAFGLTTSATATATATTTATGTSTPAAQTSSAHAVASTSGTTSNVNGSRVESLEDEGYMDNDDKGNPTVASMEGDNSVAVATLVSKETSFCTTSTCSFAPNSDKAEKVSITNLEMRFRNFIACFDTDARFDITIDDIAILHFH; encoded by the exons ATGTCGGGCTTCAATTTCCGATCCTCCGCTTCTCAATCCACTTCCCCTTTCGGATCCTCCACCCCGCCTTTCTCATTCGCCTCCTCCCCTTCCCTCTTCGGATCCTCCGCGCCCGCCACCGCCTCCACCGGGGTCGGACTCGGATCCTCCTCTTTCGACTCCGCTTCCTCAAACCCCTCCACTTCCTCCTCCCCCGCTTTCAGtaacctaaaccctagccccGCCCCGAACCCGAACCCATTTCCCTCATTCGGAGTCGGATCCTCCACCGCCGCAGCTTCTACACCTTTCGGATTCAATCCCTCCACCGCCGCTTCAGGCTCCACTCCGTCGCAGCCTATGTTCGGCTCAACCCCTTCTCAGTCCCTTTTTAGCTCATCCTCATCGACGCAGGCTTCGGGTTCTACCACATCCTTATTCGGGTCAACTGCATCTGCCTCCACTTCAAGCACTTCTAGTTCTCCTCTGTTCAGCTCGGCTTCGGCTTCACCTGCACCTTTGTTTGGGACTACTACTTCTTCTTTCGCTCCCAGCACAGGCTCGGCTCTCTTTGGCTCGTCCTCTTCATCGGCGGCGCCGCCTTCCTCCACCACTCAGAACTTGTTTGGCTCTGCTCCGTCGTCCGCGGCTCCAACCACTCTTTCATTCCCAAGCTTTTCGAGCTCTTCGTCTGCAGCCCCAACCACTCCTGCATTCTCAAGCTTTCTGAGCTCTCCCTCTGCAGCCTCATCCACTGCTTCATTCCCCAGCTTTCCGAGCTCTCCCTCTGCAGCATCAACCGCTCCCACTCCCACATTCCCATCCTGTTCGAGCTCTTCCGCTGCAGGCTCAACCACTCCTGCTTTCGGAGGCTTTTCGAGCTCTTCTTCTGCAGCTCCAGCCACTTGCTCGTTCGCAAGCTCTTCGGGTTTCTCATCATTCCCGAGTTCAGCTCCTTCTGTCGTTTCATTGTTTTCCAATGCCTCTGTGCCCGCCTCCTCATCACAAGCACAACCAAGCACTACTCTGCCCGCATTTG GTCTCACTACTTCAGCAACTGCAACTGCCACTGCAACTACAACGGCAACTGGTACCAGTACCCCTGCAGCTCAGACATCAAGTGCACATGCTGTGGCTTCTACTAGTGG GACAACCTCAAATGTTAATGGCAGCCGG GTGGAATCCCTTGAAGATGAGGGTTACATGGATAATGACGATAAG GGCAATCCTACTGTAGCTTCGATGGAGGGGGACAACAGTGTTGCTGTTGCAACCTTGGTTAGTAAAGAGACTTCCTTTTGCACTACCTCAACTTGTTCCTTTGCTCCTAACTCAGATAAAGCAGAAAAGGTGTCAATAACTAATTTGGAGATGCGGTTCAGAAATTTTATTGCTTGTTTTGACACTGATGCTCGCTTCGACATCACAATTGACGATATTGCGATATTGCACTTCCATTGA